A stretch of DNA from Equus asinus isolate D_3611 breed Donkey chromosome 20, EquAss-T2T_v2, whole genome shotgun sequence:
CAGGGTTTCCGGAGGAAGGCTGCCCTCGCTTCCCTCCGCCTCGGGAGAGTCCTGCAGAGCCCTCTGGAGAACCAGCTTGAGGGTCCGCCCCCGCTGCCTCCGCCTAAAGGAGCCAACGAAGAAGTAAATGATGGGGTTGGCACTGCTGTTGACCCAGGACAGGACAGTTgtaaacagatgaagaaaggggAACACATCAACACCATGGTAAACCCAGATTAAGAGGAACCAGTACATGCCGAAGGGCAGGCCGCAGAGCAGGAAGACCAGCACCGTGAGCACGATGGTCACATACAGCCTGGTCAGTGGCACTCGCTGGGAGCCACACAGTAACCTGGTCAGTAGGGTCAGGCTGGACCCAGAGAGAAGCACACATAAGAAAATGAGCCACGTGGCAGTGATCAAATCAAGTACCCGACACCAATGGTAGTGAGGATCCCTAGACAGGAAGCCACAGTACTTTCCCTCCAGGATGCTCAGCACCAGGGAcagggcccagagcagggcaCATACGACAGCTGATGTGTATCTGGGGCGACGGCAGCGGTACCAGATGGGGCACAGGATGGACAGGCAGCGCTCGGTGCTAATGGTGCTGAGAATACTCAGGCCTGCGATGTAGGCAAAGGTCCACACAGTGGTCAAAACGTTGGAGATGGACATGGAGACGGAGTGGAAGACGCTGCCGAGATTCACCAGGGAATACACAATCtgtaaggagaggaagaggaagtctgCTCCAGCCAGGTTGAGGATGTAGACAGTGAAGGGGTTCCTCCGCATGCGGAAGCCCAGGATCCAGAGCACGGCTGCGTTTCCAGGCAGCCCGACCAGGGTGATGAAGACCAGCGAGGCCTGGATCACCGCCACCATGTCAACAGTTTGAGGTGGGGCCTGGTAACTTCCATTCACTGGTGTGAATTCTGTCCCCCAGGCTGAGGTGGTTGGATCTGCACCCAGAAACCCTCCACTGGTGACGCTGGGAACAGAAACAAGACGTGAGCACCTGTTGCATGATCACTGACTCTCACGGCCACCCTGCGATGTGGGAATTGCTGCCCCCATGTTGCAGGACAGAAATGGAGGCTTGCAGACATTAAGGTCCTTACTGAAGGCCACACAGCCTTGGAGACCTGGAccttggattcaaacccagttccCTCTGACTCTAAAAGCCTGGGCTCTCTCTGCTGCACCACAGGCCCTCTACTGACATGAGAACATTCTAGGGTCCAAACATCCCCACTCACTGTCCTAGGCCATGTCACCtctcctggaggcaggaggagatAAGTGTGGACAGGCGGTGTGGATGACAACAGGCCTCTGAGTCCGGCATGGCTTCTGCCCTGGGGCAGTGGGTTCTTCTCAGGGGCAGGAAGCCAGAAGCCCCAGGCACGAGCTAGGGGCAGGCTCAGAGACTGAGAGCGGTCCATCCGCCAGGGAGAGAGGAGATCATGACTTGGGTCATGAGGGGAAGGTGACCCCTTGCTATGACAGGAGTGAGTATGGCCAGACGTCTTGAGCTAGAGATGGGCCAGGGTGTCAGCTTCATGAGGACAGGACGTGCTTTTCTCCTGTCCACTGCTGTGTCCCAGGGCCTAACTCTGTGCGAGTGACACAATCAATCTTACAATGGGTTTCTTTTTAGAGCAGCCAAAATCATAAacttaaaatatctataaataccCGTGTACacccaccttttaaaaaaaagctacaTTCCTTTCTCACTGCATTTATGATGATAGTAAGAGATTATTCCAAAGAAGTGAACCCGGATAGAGAGGTGTGGACAGACAGTCGGTCAAGAAACAAACTGAGGAGATACAATGAGAAACTGGCAAGCACACTGAGGGACAGTCCCGGGGAGACTGACTGTGATGAGGCTGTGAGAAGAGCCCGGTTCTCTCCATTTGCCATCAAATCTCATTTCCACCTTCTCCACCCTCCTCTGCGTCCTGGGAGGGCACGTCTCTGTGCCTCACCAATGGGCTCCCTTCCCTGGGGCTCCTGGTCGCTTTCAGGGAAGGGAGACCCTGACGGGAGActggagggctggaggagggggattTGGGGTGTCAAACTTCCTGGCGCTCTCCCTGCCAGGCTGTGGTTTGGCAGTGGTGGTGTCACTCTACCTGAGGACAGAATCCCTGTCTGGTGGCCCTTTCCTACCACCACAGTGACAGCAACAGCCACAGCCACAACCACAACCCTCCCTGAATTCTGGTaacttctccttccctttccccttcAGGCCAACTGAGGTAACAGCTTCCTGTTATGACCTGTCTTTGGGGGTTTCAGTATCCTTTATAGAGTTCCCTCAGCCCTGCTCAGACCTTTGTACACAGTCCTTTTATTAAACACTCCTCAAATACCCCATTAGATTGTGCTCTGTGTTTTCCACAGGGACAATGCcagatacaaagaaaaaaaagatctttgaATAGCAAGCGAATCTGTGACACCTGAAGTTACTGACAACAGTTTAGCTCTGGAAAGCAATGCCTGCATGCCATCTTTCTCCCTACAGTAAAATTAGCAAACTAGTTCTCTCCTTAGTTGCAGATTTGAACGTTTGGAGAGAAAGGGATAGAACAGAAGCAGAGAGATCTGGTTGACCCCATTTGGCTCTCCCACCGTCTGAGCTCCCGCACCCAGAGTGTCCTTGAGGGAGCTCCACGTCTCCTGACTCTTGCCCCTGGCTCCCTGCACGCCCCACCCTAAGACGAATTCATAAGCGTGTGGACTaagagggagaaaacaaaaccGCCTTCGAAAGAAGATAGTCCTTGAGTAGACTCTTACCCTAGCACCATTCCTCTTGTTGGAGACGGTgagtagaaagaaagaactttcctGGGGAAGATAAACAGCAGAGGATGCTTTTCTAACCTCTGGAAGGAGAGGTGCCTGCGGGAGCGGGAGTGAAATCTggtgaccaagtggggtttatcaaGATGCCGGCCAGCCCCTGTGATTTCCTGCACGAGGGGCATTGGCAAATGAGATTCCGGAGATGTGCGAGATAAGAAGCCTCACGAGACGGCTCTCATTTGCTGTGACTTCAGTCACTTATCTTGGCTGCTCCCCATCCTACCACCCCAGGCCCCCTCCCTGTGAGGAATGCCTGTCCTGGAGCCTTTGGCACCCACTGTGAACCTGTGCAGGAAGCCCACCCACCAGGCAGTGTGAGCTTCCAGAACTAAAGAATAGTGTGTTCGCCGTTCAGGGTCCTGCACGGCCTGGCTCACCTGATCTTTTTACAGTTAATCACAGAAGTAATAGATGCACATGAGTTTTATTTCGTGAcatcaaaatgtataaaatgaaatggaaagtcTCTCCTAACCTCATTCCCCAGTAGCAACCAATGTTTGCAGTTTCCATTCTTAATTCTTTTACAAGTTATCTGACAGCTTTGCATAATAAAACTACACTTCTATTTTTGATTTATCAATATCAACGACAGAGTACATTAAGTCCCCTTATGAAAGATAAAGAATTTAGCACACCACACACACTACTCTTCACCTTTGTCCATCTACAAAAGGGCTAGATTTTTGGATCATCTAGAGCCAACCACTATCTTCAGCCTCAGCTCCTCTGACTTCCTTTCACGTGCCTACGCTGCAGGCCAAATTGACTCACTTGTCCTTTCCTTTAAAAACTCAATTATGAAGCGTTTCAAACAAGCAGAAGAATTGATTCCCTCGTTTATTCATTTACCCAACACTATCGTGTGCCTGTGCCGTGCCAGGCGCTGCTCCAGGCAGTGAAGATGCAGCGACGAGTCACACACAAGACTATGCCCCTCACATTCCGCAGGAGCTGGGTGAGCTCCCCCTGGGAGTGAGTGTTGATGAGAAGAGTTTGAGACGCAGCATTAGGTCCTCCAACCTCCAGAGacctgggagaagaggaggatgcAGTCAACACAGTCGTAGGAGGCGGCTACTGAAGGAGGAGTAAACTAGGAAAGCAGAGCATCCTAGACATTGAACTGAAAAACTGGTTCTAGAAAGTGggagtgaggggccggccccggggctgagtggttaagttcacgcgctccacttcggccgcccagggttttgctggttcggatcctgggcgaggacgtggcaccactcgtcaggccatgctgaggtggcatcccacatagtacaacgaggggcactcacgactagaatctacagctatgtgctggggggctttggggagaagaattgaaaataaaaaagaaaaagaagataggcaacagtcgttagctcaggtgccaatctttaaaaaaaaaaagaaagaaagtgggagTGTGCAATAGCATCAGTCCTGCTAGGGGGACTGAGTAAGATGCAGACTGAGAACGGACCTTGGCATATGCAATACAGAGTC
This window harbors:
- the MRGPRX2 gene encoding mas-related G-protein coupled receptor member X2 — protein: MVAVIQASLVFITLVGLPGNAAVLWILGFRMRRNPFTVYILNLAGADFLFLSLQIVYSLVNLGSVFHSVSMSISNVLTTVWTFAYIAGLSILSTISTERCLSILCPIWYRCRRPRYTSAVVCALLWALSLVLSILEGKYCGFLSRDPHYHWCRVLDLITATWLIFLCVLLSGSSLTLLTRLLCGSQRVPLTRLYVTIVLTVLVFLLCGLPFGMYWFLLIWVYHGVDVFPFLHLFTTVLSWVNSSANPIIYFFVGSFRRRQRGRTLKLVLQRALQDSPEAEGSEGSLPPETLEMSGSSLVS